A window of Nitrospiraceae bacterium contains these coding sequences:
- the rplO gene encoding 50S ribosomal protein L15, translated as MNLHELAPAKGARKRRKRIGRGPGSGHGKTATKGHKGLLARSGGGKGPGFEGGQMPLIRRLPKFGFTNPFRKEYAIVNLKNLSEMGGAGTITPQMLVDAGLVKRKTLPIKILGSGELKKPLVIQAHKFSKSAETKIQAAGGRIEVIPSV; from the coding sequence ATGAACCTGCACGAACTCGCTCCTGCCAAGGGAGCCAGAAAGCGACGGAAACGGATCGGTCGTGGGCCTGGATCCGGCCACGGGAAAACTGCGACCAAGGGTCACAAAGGGTTGCTCGCGCGGTCCGGCGGAGGGAAAGGTCCAGGGTTCGAAGGCGGACAGATGCCTCTCATCCGGCGTCTTCCGAAGTTCGGATTCACGAACCCATTCCGGAAAGAATATGCAATCGTCAATCTCAAGAATCTCTCTGAGATGGGGGGGGCGGGGACGATCACCCCGCAGATGCTCGTGGATGCGGGGTTGGTCAAACGGAAAACGTTACCGATTAAAATATTGGGGAGCGGTGAGCTGAAGAAACCGCTTGTTATACAGGCGCATAAATTCAGCAAGTCCGCGGAGACAAAGATCCAAGCAGCGGGAGGGAGAATCGAGGTCATTCCCAGTGTTTGA
- the secY gene encoding preprotein translocase subunit SecY, whose product MFERLLTSFQNILKIPELRTRILFTLGMLVVYRIGAHIPTPGINGEALSEFLTKQGGALLGFLDIFSGGSLSRLTIFALGIMPYISASIILQLLTVVIPHLSKLAKEGERGRKKIIQYTRFGTIGIALIQGFGIAIGLEQMNQGAFVLNAGWGFRLMTVITLTAGTGFLMWLGEQITERGIGNGISLIIFAGIVARLPAAIAQTFDLYKVGQLSFILLVALAVLMVAVVAAIVFLESGRRKISVQYAKRVIGRRVYGGQSTHIPLKINTAGVIPPIFASSIIAFPATIAGFFETPWVKSIGAQLAPGSLLYTLMYVGLILFFCFFYTAVVLNPVDMADNMKKYGGFIPGIRPGQRTSDYIYKVLTRITFAGAIYLAIVCVIPEFLIYKLNVPFYFGGTSLLIVIGVGLDTAQQIESHMLMRNYEGFLGKGMGPLRGRSG is encoded by the coding sequence GTGTTTGAGCGGCTCCTGACCAGTTTTCAGAACATTCTGAAAATTCCCGAGCTGCGCACCCGTATCCTCTTTACCTTGGGGATGCTGGTCGTCTACCGGATTGGCGCGCATATCCCGACGCCCGGCATCAACGGCGAGGCGCTTTCCGAATTCCTGACAAAGCAGGGCGGAGCGCTGCTCGGCTTCTTGGACATTTTCTCCGGCGGATCACTGTCGCGGTTGACGATCTTTGCGCTGGGCATCATGCCCTACATCAGCGCATCGATCATTTTGCAGCTGTTGACCGTGGTCATTCCGCACCTCTCGAAGCTGGCAAAAGAGGGAGAACGGGGGCGCAAGAAAATTATTCAGTACACCCGATTCGGCACGATCGGGATTGCGTTGATTCAAGGGTTTGGGATCGCCATCGGTCTGGAGCAAATGAATCAAGGCGCCTTCGTGCTGAACGCCGGCTGGGGGTTCCGTCTGATGACGGTGATCACGCTCACGGCGGGTACCGGGTTCTTGATGTGGTTGGGCGAGCAAATCACCGAGCGAGGGATCGGCAATGGAATTTCGTTGATCATCTTCGCCGGAATCGTCGCACGACTGCCGGCCGCCATTGCGCAGACGTTCGACTTGTATAAGGTCGGTCAGCTGAGTTTCATTCTGTTGGTAGCCTTGGCGGTCTTGATGGTGGCCGTCGTTGCCGCGATCGTCTTCCTGGAGAGCGGGCGGAGAAAAATTTCCGTTCAATATGCGAAACGGGTCATTGGTCGGCGTGTATACGGAGGGCAGAGCACACACATTCCGCTAAAGATCAACACGGCGGGTGTCATTCCTCCGATCTTCGCCTCTTCGATCATCGCGTTTCCGGCTACGATCGCGGGGTTTTTTGAGACGCCGTGGGTTAAGTCGATTGGAGCGCAGCTGGCCCCGGGCTCGTTGTTGTACACGCTGATGTATGTGGGGCTCATTCTCTTTTTCTGTTTCTTTTACACGGCCGTGGTGCTGAACCCGGTTGATATGGCCGACAACATGAAGAAATACGGTGGCTTCATTCCCGGCATTCGTCCCGGACAGCGGACGTCGGACTATATCTATAAGGTACTGACGCGGATCACGTTCGCCGGAGCGATCTATCTGGCGATCGTGTGCGTCATCCCAGAGTTCTTGATCTATAAGTTGAACGTTCCTTTCTATTTCGGTGGCACGTCGCTCTTGATCGTGATTGGTGTCGGGTTGGATACGGCGCAGCAGATCGAGTCCCACATGCTGATGCGCAATTATGAAGGGTTTCTTGGAAAAGGCATGGGCCCCCTGCGTGGTCGGAGCGGTTGA